In one window of Zingiber officinale cultivar Zhangliang chromosome 11A, Zo_v1.1, whole genome shotgun sequence DNA:
- the LOC122031329 gene encoding uncharacterized protein LOC122031329 — translation MLKYFAKRPRSSIESSSVPDEESTHAPQPPPSPPPPLQISSENIENLSSEVEIVVDPGLRKLIEEYDVGARDLETTNAILADLGDRWLTLLLDEARDCLVKEQMTVVIRYVNKHGEVIERFMVVVHVATTTVACLKEAIDSLFAKYGLSVARLRGQGYDSASNMSGEFNGLKSLIMKENPYALPTNFDNLNITEKLNFLKEERLVLVIDIILQEMGSRFSETTTDLLIYMSCLDPRNSFSRFDVQKLLRLAHFYTDDFSWSERMLVEQELETYIDDVRSDERFEGISDLGALAKKMIETMKNRVFTLVYRMIELALLLPVATATVERVFSAMNIVKTDLQNRIGDEWMNDSLVVYIEKDVFNTVDNEPILQRFQNMESRRMQLSRIC, via the exons ATGTtgaaatattttgcaaagagGCCTAGGAGTTCAATTGAATCGTCTAGTGTTCCAGATGAAGAGTCTACTCATGCACCACAACCACCaccatctcctcctcctcctctgcaaATTTCAtctgaaaatattgaaaatctgagTAGTGAAGTAGAAATTGTTGTTGATCCTGGTTTAcgaaaattgattgaagagtatgATGTTGGTGCTAGAGATC TTGAGACCACAAATGCTATTCTAGCTGATCTTGGAGATAGGTGGCTCACTTTACTACTTGATGAGGCTCGTGACTGTTTAGTGAAAGAGCAAATGACAGTTGTTATTAGATATGTGAACAAACATGGAGAGGTGATTGAACGATTTATGGTTGTAGTTCATGTTGCAACAACTACAGTTGCTTGTTTGAAGGAGGCAATCGACTCTTTATTTGCTAAGTATGGTTTGTCAGTGGCAAGATTGAGAGGTCAAGGATATGATAGTGCTTCAAATATGTCTGGAGAATTTAATGGCTTAAAGTCACTGATAATGAAAGAAAATCCGTATGCATT GCCGACAAACTTTGACAACTTGAACATAACAGAAAAGTTAAACTTCTTGAAAGAGGAGAGATTAGTTCTG GTTATTGATATTATTCTACAGGAGATGGGTAGTCGTTTCTCTGAAACAACTACAGATTTGTTGATTTATATGTCATGTCTTGATCCTAGGAACTCGTTCTCTAGATTTGATGTACAGAAATTATTGCGTCTGGCTCATTTTTATACGGATGATTTTTCTTGGAGTGAGCGTATGTTGGTTGAACAAGAGCTTGAAACATATATTGATGACGTCAGATCAGATGAACGGTTTGAAGGCATTTCAGATTTGGGAGCTCTTGCAAAGAAAATGATTGAAACAATGAAGAACCGTGTGTTTACTTTGGTTTATCGGATGATTGAGCTAGCCTTACTTCTTCCAGTTGCTACTGCAACCGTTGAAAGAGTGTTTTCGGCAATGAATATTGTCAAAACAGATTTGCAAAACAGGATTggagatgaatggatgaatgaTAGTTTGGTAGTCTATATCGAGAAAGATGTTTTTAATACTGTCGACAATGAGCCAATTTTACAGCGTTTTCAGAACATGGAGTCTCGAAGAATGCAATTGTCACGTATTTGTTAG